A portion of the Corticium candelabrum chromosome 5, ooCorCand1.1, whole genome shotgun sequence genome contains these proteins:
- the LOC134179568 gene encoding uncharacterized protein LOC134179568: protein MEAEIESGLTVVSAVVMPPENDIVQMVIRNESSFTHRLSQEETVGVIETEGVLDAPLDVESSGYLTINMVSGDSFEQRKEELLHSLTLPDLLQDELKQLEDFLVDHHNVFSLGNAYMDDILVYSRALGEHLDYLKLVLVRLRSANIKLKPSKCEFVRPEVEYLGHVITAKGLKVCLRLTSAVIGIFTAKFEGVAFEWSADCEHAFKSLKERLTAPPVLSFPLFNQEFTLETDASTLGLGAILSQLQADGKLYPFDYVSRALNEAEINYSISKIETLAVVWTISHFFSYLYGNRVTVLTDHSAVKAILETPNPTGKHARWWTKVYGRGVKVVVIKYRAGRNNVSADALSRSLQVPHFCVAFSQGEFQIAMVQSDQDIRETLRAGAIEAFENHSDYTSEQRKDPQLKENADSLSDGHLPEDANKAKIVALQESLFVLIDEILYYVEHKITTEREK, encoded by the exons ATGGAAGCAGAGATCGAAAGTGGTCTCACGGTCGTAAGTGCCGTGGTCATGCCTCCAGAGAATGACATTGTTCAGATGGTTATACGAAACGAGTCCAGTTTCACTCACAGGTTGAGTCAAGAAGAAACAGTAGGAGTCATTGAGACAGAGGGAGTGCTAGACGCTCCACTTGATGTGGAAAGTTCAGGCTACCTGACAATCAACATGGTCAGCGGTGATTCTTTTGAGCAGAGGAAGGAAGAGCTTTTACATTCGTTGACGCTGCCCGACCTTCTACAAGACGAGCTGAAGCAGTTGGAGGATTTTCTGGTTGACCATCACAACGTGTTTAGCCTGGGGAACG CGTATATGGATGACATTCTTGTGTACTCGCGCGCCTTGGGAGAACACCTTGACTACCTGAAACTCGTTCTCGTACGCTTACGCTCTGCTAATATCAAGCTTAAGCCGTCAAAGTGCGAGTTTGTCCGACCCGAGGTTGAGTATCTCGGCCACGTGATAACGGCGAAGGGACTGAAGGTTTGCCTTCGTCTTACCAGTGCAGTCATTGGAATTTTCACGGCCAAGTTCGAAG GAGTGGCGTTTGAGTGGTCCGCTGACTGCGAACACGCTTTCAAATCGTTGAAAGAAAGACTCACAGCTCCACCGGTGCTTTCGTTCCCATTATTTAATCAGGAGTTTACTCTGGAAACGGACGCATCGACTCTAGGGCTTGGAGCAATCTTGTCCCAACTGCAAGCAGATGGCAAGCTTTATCCTTTTGATTATGTTAGTCGGGCTCTTAACGAAGCCGAGATAAACTACAGTATATCTAAAATAGAAACCTTGGCTGTTGTCTGGACTATTTCACATTTTTTCTCTTATCTCTATGGCAACAGAGTTACTGTGCTAACCGATCATTCGGCTGTGAAGGCTATATTGGAGACTCCCAACCCTACCGGCAAGCACGCGCGCTGGTGGACCAAAGTTTATGGTCGCGGTGTCAAGGTGGTGGTTATTAAGTACAGGGCTGGACGGAACAACGTAAGTGCAGATGCTCTTTCCCGGAGTCTTCAGGTTCCCCACTTTTGTGTGGCATTTAGTCAAGGCGAGTTTCAGATTGCGATGGTGCAGAGCGATCAGGATATCAGAGAAACGTTGAGAGCTGGTGCAATTGAAGCGTTCGAAAACCATAGCGATTATACTTCCGAGCAACGCAAAGATCCACAGCTTAAGGAGAATGCAGACTCTCTGTCTGATGGCCATCTGCCAGAGGATGCCAATAAGGCCAAGATCGTGGCTTTACAAGAGTCGCTCTTTGTATTGATTGACGAAATTTTGTACTACGTAGAACACAAGATAACCACCGAAAGAGAGAAGTAG